One Cucurbita pepo subsp. pepo cultivar mu-cu-16 chromosome LG09, ASM280686v2, whole genome shotgun sequence DNA window includes the following coding sequences:
- the LOC111801326 gene encoding uncharacterized protein LOC111801326 isoform X3, producing the protein MTTALAALQFTFLSPPASKKLPYANAGIIQLFFNSSGRRNGVQFVACNASSSRNGKGAFDPELRSVLELATNSELYELEQILFGRSYFSPLVKSITNHGETDYAMIEEDLEERDDFISTLESRFLYLAADARSTLRGWRPSYRDVLLTVRKKLNVPCSTKLSSEDLEAEIFLHLLQEYSSEESVRQSNLEGSLQLGLNQWKVQTLAATDGASDLPSLILKGGSLITVVKMFQVFARTLSGKMFREAANYQIKKEIIKKGGQLAAANLESRVALLVAQKVLGNISGGYGHSDDGN; encoded by the exons ATGACGACTGCTTTGGCTGCGCTTCAATTCACCTTCCTTTCTCCACCCGCTTCCAAGAAGCTTCCATACGCC AATGCGGGTATTATTCAGCTGTTTTTCAACTCTTCTGGGCGTAGAAATGGCGTACAGTTTGTGGCTTGTAATGCTTCCAGTTCAAGAAATGGCAAAG GTGCTTTTGATCCAGAATTGCGTTCTGTGCTTGAACTCGCCACGAATTCCGAATTATACGAGCTTGAACAAATCCTCTTCGGTCGCAG TTACTTCAGCCCTTTGGTGAAATCGATTACGAACCATGGCGAAACTGACTATGCTATGATTGAGGAAGACCTTGAAGAGAGAgatgattttatttcaacgCTCGAGTCTCGATTCTTATACCTTGCAGCCGATGCCCGATCAACATTAAG GGGTTGGAGACCATCTTATAGAGATGTCTTGCTTACAGTGAGAAAAAAGTTAAACGTTCCTTGCTCAACTAAGTTGTCTTCCGAAGACCTTGAAGCagaaatatttcttcatttgttaCAGGAATACTCGAG TGAAGAATCAGTGAGGCAGTCTAACCTTGAAGGTAGTCTACAACTTGGACTCAATCAGTGGAAGGTGCAAACTTTAGCAGCCACTGATGGAGCGTCTGACCTGCCATCCTTGATATTAAAG GGCGGTAGTTTGATAACCGTGGTTAAAATGTTTCAAGTG TTTGCTAGGACTTTATCTGGGAAGATGTTTCGAGAAGCGGCCAACTATCAAATTAAGAAGGAAATCATCAAAAAG GGTGGACAGTTAGCTGCAGCCAATCTCGAGTCGAGAGTCGCCTTGCTCGTTGCCCAAAAG